A genomic window from Maylandia zebra isolate NMK-2024a linkage group LG20, Mzebra_GT3a, whole genome shotgun sequence includes:
- the pa2g4b gene encoding proliferation-associated protein 2G4b → MSGDDETQEQTIADDLVVTKYKMGAEIANQALKAVVEAAKTGVSVLSLCEKGDAFIVAETGKIFKREKEMKKGIAFPTCVSVNNCVCHFSPLKSDPEVILKDGDLVKIDLGVHVDGFISNVAHSFIVGVTKDNPLTGRKADVIKAAHLCAEAALRLVKPGNQNTQVTEAWNKIAKSFKCSPIEGMLSHQLKQHVIDGEKTIIQNPSDQQKKDHEKAEFEVHEVYAVDVLVSTGEGKAKDGGQRTTVYKRDPNKVYGLKMKTSRTFFSEMERRFDTMPFTLRAFEDEAKARLGVVECAKHELVQPFTVLQEKEGEFVAQFKFTVLLMANGPLRITNSLFEPELYKSEHEVEDPELKALLQSSASRKTQKKKKKKASKTVENATGQPMETEAAE, encoded by the exons AAGCTCTGAAGGCTGTAGTAGAGGCAGCTAAAACTGGCGTCTCCGTGCTCAGCCTGTGCGAAAAGGGAGATGCCTTCATTGTGGCAGAAACTGGAAAGATCTTCAAGAGGGAAAAGGAAATGAAGaaag GTATCGCTTTTCCTACATGCGTTTCTGTTAACAACTGCGTGTGCCATTTCTCCCCTCTGAAGAGTGATCCTGAAGTCATACTGAAGGATGGCGATCTTGTCAAAAT TGATCTCGGTGTGCACGTCGACGGCTTCATCTCAAACGTGGCTCACAGCTTCATTGTCGGCGTGACCAAG GACAACCCACTGACAGGACGTAAGGCGGACGTCATTAAGGCAGCTCACCTCTGTGCTGAAGCCGCTCTCCGCCTCGTCAAGCCAGGAAACCAG aACACGCAGGTCACGGAAGCCTGGAACAAGATTGCAAAGTCATTCAAGTGCTCCCCCATTGAGG GCATGCTCTCTCATCAGCTCAAACAGCACGTAATCGACGGGGAGAAAACGATCATCCAGAATCCATCGGACCAGCAAAA AAAGGACCACGAGAAGGCCGAGTTTGAGGTGCATGAAGTATACGCAGTGGATGTGCTTGTCAGCACCGGAGAGGGAAAG gcAAAGGATGGAGGTCAAAGGACCACAGTTTACAAACGAGACCCCAACAAGGTGTACGGCTTGAAGATGAAGACGTCTCGGACATTCTTCAGCGAGATGGAGAGACGCTTCGATACCATGCCTTTCACTCTGAG AGCGTTTGAGGATGAAGCAAAGGCCAGGTTGGGGGTGGTGGAGTGTGCCAAACATGAGCTGGTGCAGCCCTTCACTGTACTGCAAGAGAAAGAGG GCGAGTTCGTTGCCCAGTTTAAGTTCACCGTGCTGCTCATGGCCAACGGACCTCTGCGGATCACCAACAGCCTCTTTGAGCCAGAACTCTACAAGTCTGAGCACGAGGTGGAGGACCCAGAGCTGAAG GCTTTACTTCAAAGCTCAGCCAGCCGTAAGactcagaagaagaagaaaaagaag gcttCAAAGACAGTGGAGAATGCAACAGGACAGCCGATGGAGACCGAGGCCGCAGAATAA